From a single bacterium genomic region:
- a CDS encoding DUF58 domain-containing protein produces the protein MASDRPIPGSASPVRPGDRPSAGGLAGHVAITAGEESAGLLDPAFLQRLEALSLVSRRRVRGRQHGERRSLVRGRGIEFDDYRAYEPGDDYRYIDWNIASRLDRLFVKLFSEEEDLDVRLLVDTSRSMAAGSPSKLRLAKQLAAAIGYIGLVNLDRVEVGAFSSGPGPKLSRLRGRDRAFDLLRFLDGIGPGGTTDLGHALRRALEESPRRGLLVVISDLLDPLGYEDGFLRARHHGMQTFVIHVLAEEELSPRLAGELRLVDAETGRAVEVTVDAEALRAYAVARDAYLEDVQRFCFRHGIDYLRTTSGVPADALVLRYLRQGGLVR, from the coding sequence ATGGCCTCCGACCGTCCGATCCCCGGGTCCGCGTCCCCCGTCCGGCCCGGCGACCGGCCGTCTGCCGGCGGACTGGCCGGCCACGTGGCAATCACCGCCGGGGAGGAAAGCGCCGGGCTGCTCGATCCGGCGTTTCTGCAGCGGCTCGAGGCCCTCAGCCTCGTCAGCCGGCGCCGCGTCCGCGGCAGGCAGCACGGCGAGCGGCGCAGCCTGGTGCGGGGGCGCGGCATCGAGTTCGACGATTACCGCGCGTACGAACCCGGCGACGACTACCGGTACATCGACTGGAACATAGCCTCCCGTCTCGACCGCCTCTTCGTAAAGCTCTTTAGCGAGGAAGAGGATCTCGACGTGCGGCTGCTCGTCGATACGAGCCGCTCGATGGCGGCCGGGTCGCCGAGCAAGCTGCGGCTCGCGAAGCAGCTCGCCGCGGCGATCGGTTACATCGGCCTCGTCAACCTCGACCGCGTGGAAGTCGGCGCATTTTCGTCCGGGCCCGGCCCGAAGCTGAGCCGGCTGCGCGGCCGCGACCGCGCCTTCGACCTGCTACGGTTCCTGGACGGAATCGGGCCTGGGGGGACGACCGATCTCGGCCATGCGCTGCGGCGCGCACTCGAGGAGTCGCCGCGGCGCGGCCTGCTCGTCGTGATTTCGGATCTCCTCGACCCTCTCGGCTACGAGGACGGGTTCCTCCGCGCGCGTCACCACGGCATGCAGACGTTCGTGATCCACGTGCTCGCGGAGGAGGAGTTGTCCCCGCGTCTCGCCGGCGAGCTCAGGCTCGTGGACGCGGAGACCGGCCGGGCGGTGGAGGTGACGGTCGACGCCGAGGCGCTGCGGGCGTACGCCGTCGCCCGCGACGCGTACCTCGAGGACGTTCAGCGCTTCTGTTTCCGGCACGGCATCGACTACCTGCGGACGACGTCCGGCGTGCCGGCCGACGCGCTCGTGCTGCGGTACCTCCGGCAGGGA
- a CDS encoding AAA family ATPase, which translates to MSNLADRPAADQAVQAVEEFRRTFGLVRGELARVIVGHQELLDLVVVALFAGGHVLLEGVPGLGKTLLVRALAQALDLRFARIQFTPDLMPADILGTNLVVQDDAGRRRFEFQPGPIFAQIVLADEINRATPKTQSALLEAMQEHAVSIAGESRALDEPFFVLATQNPIEMEGTYPLPEAQLDRFLFKLRVVFPGLDDLREIAERTTGPETPEARRVVDGATLRRLQAVAREVPVASHVQEYAARLVLATHPEPERTTDTARRFVRYGASPRGLQALIRAGKVRALAAGRAHVSADDLRALAVPSLRHRILLNFEGEAQGIDAERVIEDALRRTEAETAGALNA; encoded by the coding sequence GTGAGCAATCTCGCCGATCGTCCCGCAGCCGACCAGGCCGTCCAGGCCGTGGAGGAGTTCCGCCGCACGTTCGGGCTCGTGCGCGGAGAGTTGGCCCGCGTGATCGTGGGCCATCAGGAACTGCTCGATCTCGTGGTCGTCGCACTCTTCGCCGGCGGGCACGTGCTGCTCGAGGGCGTGCCGGGCCTCGGCAAGACGCTGCTCGTCCGCGCGCTCGCGCAGGCGCTCGATCTGCGCTTCGCCCGCATCCAGTTCACGCCTGACCTGATGCCGGCGGACATTCTCGGCACAAACCTCGTCGTCCAGGACGACGCCGGGCGACGCCGGTTCGAGTTTCAGCCGGGCCCGATCTTCGCGCAGATTGTGCTCGCCGACGAGATCAACCGGGCGACCCCGAAGACGCAATCGGCGCTGCTCGAGGCGATGCAGGAGCACGCGGTGTCGATCGCCGGTGAATCGCGGGCGCTCGACGAGCCGTTCTTCGTGCTGGCCACGCAGAACCCGATCGAAATGGAGGGTACGTACCCACTGCCCGAAGCGCAACTCGACCGCTTCCTGTTCAAGCTGCGCGTCGTCTTTCCGGGACTCGACGACCTTCGCGAGATCGCCGAGCGCACGACGGGGCCCGAGACACCCGAAGCGCGCCGGGTCGTCGATGGCGCGACGCTCCGCCGGCTGCAGGCGGTGGCGCGCGAGGTGCCGGTCGCGTCTCACGTGCAGGAGTACGCCGCGCGGCTCGTGCTCGCGACGCATCCGGAGCCCGAGCGCACTACCGATACGGCCCGGCGGTTCGTGCGGTACGGCGCGAGCCCGCGAGGCCTGCAGGCGCTGATCCGCGCGGGCAAGGTGCGCGCGCTCGCCGCGGGCCGGGCGCACGTGTCGGCGGACGATCTGCGGGCGCTCGCCGTACCGTCGCTGCGCCACCGCATCCTCCTGAACTTCGAGGGCGAAGCGCAGGGGATCGACGCCGAGCGCGTCATCGAGGACGCGCTGCGGCGCACCGAGGCGGAGACGGCGGGGGCCCTCAACGCCTGA